One Curtobacterium sp. MCLR17_032 genomic window carries:
- a CDS encoding acyl-CoA dehydrogenase family protein, with amino-acid sequence MSMTAAQTPLLESDFYRFQEQLTDQERDSLGKLREYLEREVAPIADQYWARAEFPKQVIAPLAELGMYGPGIPLVRQFENSAVYRGWAALELGRVDAGVSTFIGVQSGLAMNSIAVAGSDEQQREWLPRMASGEIVGAFGLTEPLSGSDSARGLRTTARREGDTWVLNGSKRWIGNATFADVVVIWAKDEADNQVKGFLVTSDTPGFTATKIEDKIALRSVQNADITLEDVRVPESRRLQHADSFRSTATVLRLTRTEVAWQAVGISIGAYEAALRYAQERVQFGKPIASHQLIQDLLVKSLMNITASIALCTQASALQDQGVGGDEHSAMAKAFATTKMRETVGWCREVQGGNGIVLDKGVARFFADAEAIYSYEGTREVNTLIVGRAVTGQGAFV; translated from the coding sequence ATGTCAATGACCGCCGCGCAGACACCCCTGCTGGAATCCGACTTCTACCGGTTCCAGGAGCAGCTGACCGACCAGGAACGCGACTCCCTGGGGAAGCTCCGCGAGTACCTCGAGCGCGAAGTCGCGCCGATCGCTGACCAGTACTGGGCCCGCGCCGAGTTCCCGAAGCAGGTCATCGCACCGCTCGCCGAACTCGGCATGTACGGCCCGGGTATCCCGCTGGTCCGCCAGTTCGAGAACTCCGCCGTGTACCGCGGCTGGGCGGCGCTCGAGCTCGGCCGTGTCGACGCCGGGGTCTCGACCTTCATCGGCGTGCAGTCCGGCCTCGCCATGAACTCCATCGCCGTCGCCGGCAGCGACGAGCAGCAGCGCGAATGGCTGCCCCGCATGGCCTCCGGCGAGATCGTCGGAGCGTTCGGTCTGACCGAACCGCTGTCCGGCAGCGACTCAGCCCGCGGCCTCCGGACCACGGCCCGACGCGAGGGTGACACCTGGGTGCTGAACGGCTCGAAGCGGTGGATCGGTAACGCCACCTTCGCGGACGTCGTCGTCATCTGGGCGAAGGACGAGGCGGACAACCAGGTGAAGGGCTTCCTCGTGACGTCGGACACCCCGGGGTTCACCGCGACGAAGATCGAGGACAAGATCGCCCTCCGGTCGGTGCAGAACGCCGACATCACGCTCGAGGACGTCCGCGTTCCCGAGTCCCGTCGGCTGCAGCACGCCGACTCGTTCCGCTCGACAGCGACCGTCCTCCGTCTGACCCGCACCGAGGTCGCCTGGCAGGCTGTCGGGATCTCGATCGGGGCCTACGAGGCAGCGCTCCGGTACGCGCAGGAGCGCGTGCAGTTCGGCAAGCCGATCGCCTCGCACCAGCTGATCCAGGACCTGCTCGTCAAGTCGCTCATGAACATCACCGCGTCGATCGCGCTCTGCACCCAGGCGTCGGCGCTGCAGGACCAGGGAGTGGGTGGCGACGAGCACTCGGCGATGGCCAAGGCCTTCGCCACGACGAAGATGCGCGAGACCGTCGGCTGGTGCCGCGAGGTGCAGGGCGGCAACGGCATCGTGCTCGACAAGGGTGTCGCGCGGTTCTTCGCCGACGCCGAGGCCATCTACTCGTACGAGGGGACGCGTGAGGTCAACACGCTCATCGTCGGTCGCGCGGTGACGGGCCAGGGCGCGTTCGTTTGA
- a CDS encoding alpha/beta fold hydrolase: MTTPFSDLDQFLALPRVDGLVLSPDGERAAVTVSTLDADGTTYKKSVWAVPTSGDGVATRLTRSATGESAAAFTRHGDLLFVSGRPDAESGKDGAPAQLWLLPAAGGDARPVTRLAGGVGSLLGAASASDVLAVTAPLLPAADGDVDRDAALRKRRDDQKVRAILHESYPIRYWDHDLGPDEPHVLRLDLGTLREAQGSDVDAGDSAAEPQEPRYPAHLPKPTDATPHPGRTLDAVDGALTADGRTLLASVGVHEARGHRFVLVTIDLETGTRTVLFDDAGVDHEMPALSSNGRTIAWMRTVRSTPAGANQQEVWTASIDGSGARRIATDWDRWPSQLVFEHGDRALLATADQDGRAPVFRLPLDGAPVEQLTQDDWAYSSLHVAAESGVVVALRASWAAPLHPVRIDADGTVHVLATPAPLPEVPGRLEEVETTAADGTRVRGWLVLPDDTAATGPAHPLLLWIHGGPLNSFNQWSWRWTPMLAAAQGYAVLLPDPALSTGYGLDFVNRGWNAWGQAPYTDLMAITDAVVARDDIDETRTAAMGGSFGGYMANWVAGHTDRFDAIVSHASLWALDQFAGTTDAAHYWQAIFDADGLAANDPHRFVGDIRTPMLVVHGDHDYRVPIGEGLRLWSELAEHHADADGRMPHRFLYFPNENHWVLQPQHAKLWYQTVFAFLGQHVLGQDWERPELLG; this comes from the coding sequence ATGACGACACCGTTCTCGGACCTCGACCAGTTCCTCGCGTTGCCCCGTGTCGACGGGCTCGTGCTGAGCCCCGACGGCGAACGTGCGGCCGTGACGGTGAGCACGCTCGACGCGGACGGCACCACCTACAAGAAGTCGGTGTGGGCGGTCCCGACCTCCGGCGACGGTGTCGCGACACGGCTGACCCGCTCGGCGACGGGCGAGTCCGCGGCCGCGTTCACCCGGCACGGGGACCTGCTGTTCGTGTCTGGTCGGCCGGACGCCGAGTCGGGCAAGGACGGCGCCCCCGCGCAGCTCTGGCTCCTGCCGGCCGCCGGTGGGGACGCGCGCCCGGTCACCCGGCTGGCCGGCGGTGTCGGCAGTCTGCTCGGCGCCGCGTCGGCATCGGACGTGCTGGCGGTCACCGCACCCCTGCTGCCCGCGGCCGACGGGGACGTCGACCGCGATGCCGCCCTCCGGAAGCGGCGGGACGACCAGAAGGTCCGGGCGATCCTGCACGAGTCGTACCCGATCCGGTACTGGGACCACGACCTGGGGCCGGACGAGCCGCACGTGCTACGGCTCGACCTGGGCACGCTGCGGGAAGCGCAGGGCAGCGACGTGGACGCCGGCGACAGTGCCGCCGAACCGCAGGAGCCCCGTTACCCGGCACACCTGCCGAAGCCGACCGACGCCACGCCGCACCCAGGCCGCACGCTCGACGCCGTCGACGGCGCACTGACCGCCGACGGACGCACCCTGCTCGCCTCGGTGGGCGTGCACGAGGCGCGCGGGCACCGGTTCGTCCTCGTGACCATCGACCTCGAGACGGGGACGCGGACCGTGCTCTTCGACGACGCGGGCGTCGACCACGAGATGCCCGCGCTCAGCTCGAACGGTCGGACGATCGCCTGGATGCGCACGGTCCGCTCGACCCCGGCCGGCGCGAACCAGCAAGAGGTCTGGACGGCGAGCATCGACGGCAGCGGTGCCCGGCGGATCGCGACCGATTGGGACCGCTGGCCGAGTCAGCTGGTCTTCGAGCACGGGGACCGAGCGCTCCTGGCGACGGCCGATCAGGACGGCCGGGCGCCGGTGTTCCGCCTGCCGCTCGACGGTGCCCCCGTCGAGCAGCTGACGCAGGACGACTGGGCGTACTCGAGCCTGCACGTGGCGGCCGAGAGCGGCGTCGTGGTGGCGCTGCGGGCCTCCTGGGCGGCGCCGCTGCACCCGGTCCGGATCGACGCCGACGGGACGGTGCACGTCCTGGCGACGCCCGCTCCCCTGCCGGAGGTCCCCGGACGCCTGGAAGAGGTCGAGACCACCGCGGCCGACGGCACGCGTGTCCGCGGCTGGCTGGTCCTGCCCGACGACACCGCGGCCACGGGGCCCGCGCACCCGCTGCTGCTCTGGATCCACGGTGGACCGCTGAACTCGTTCAACCAGTGGTCGTGGCGGTGGACGCCGATGCTCGCGGCGGCGCAGGGCTACGCCGTGCTGCTGCCCGACCCGGCGCTGTCGACCGGCTACGGCCTGGACTTCGTCAACCGCGGCTGGAACGCCTGGGGCCAGGCGCCGTACACGGACCTGATGGCGATCACCGACGCTGTCGTCGCGCGGGACGACATCGACGAGACCCGAACGGCGGCGATGGGCGGCTCGTTCGGCGGCTACATGGCGAACTGGGTCGCCGGGCACACCGATCGGTTCGACGCGATCGTCAGCCATGCCAGCCTCTGGGCACTCGACCAGTTCGCCGGCACGACCGACGCTGCGCACTACTGGCAGGCGATCTTCGACGCCGACGGGCTGGCGGCGAACGACCCGCACCGCTTCGTCGGCGACATCCGGACACCGATGCTCGTCGTGCACGGGGACCACGACTACCGCGTGCCGATCGGCGAGGGACTGCGGCTGTGGTCCGAGCTCGCCGAGCACCATGCGGACGCCGACGGTCGGATGCCGCACCGGTTCCTGTACTTCCCGAACGAGAACCACTGGGTGCTGCAGCCCCAGCACGCGAAGCTCTGGTACCAGACGGTGTTCGCGTTCCTCGGGCAGCACGTGCTCGGGCAGGACTGGGAGCGGCCGGAGCTGCTCGGCTGA
- a CDS encoding patatin-like phospholipase family protein encodes MTDVAEPTPTPTPGTRAIVLGGGGVAGIAWELGVLSALEDAGVDLGAADLVVGTSAGSVVGAFLRAGAVQDAYAQQTSPLPTTYEEPAAVDVSEVEQRFGAAMQGAISEQDARARVGAAAQEVTAGQSDDERVATFRQTLPSAEWPAKPYAVTTVDAVDGSFRVFRAEDSVPLERAVAASCSVPIVWSPVRIDGHPYVDGGVRSATNADVAAGYERVLVIACSPEGPSPLGPWLDRSVAALRDAGSQVEAVVADEASIRAFGTNSLALSTQRPSAEAGRAQAEQVAERVAAFWA; translated from the coding sequence ATGACCGATGTTGCAGAGCCCACGCCCACTCCCACGCCCGGAACCCGCGCGATCGTCCTCGGAGGCGGCGGGGTCGCCGGCATCGCCTGGGAGCTCGGCGTCTTGTCCGCACTCGAGGATGCCGGGGTCGACCTCGGAGCCGCTGACCTGGTGGTCGGCACGAGTGCAGGCAGCGTGGTGGGGGCGTTCCTGCGCGCCGGCGCCGTGCAGGACGCCTACGCGCAGCAGACGAGCCCCCTGCCGACGACGTACGAGGAGCCCGCCGCTGTGGACGTCTCTGAAGTCGAGCAGCGCTTCGGCGCCGCGATGCAGGGCGCAATCTCGGAGCAGGACGCCCGCGCGCGGGTCGGCGCTGCGGCGCAGGAGGTCACCGCCGGCCAGAGCGACGACGAGCGTGTCGCGACCTTCCGACAGACGCTGCCGAGCGCAGAGTGGCCGGCGAAGCCCTACGCGGTGACCACGGTCGACGCGGTCGACGGGTCCTTCCGGGTGTTCCGCGCCGAGGACAGCGTGCCGCTGGAGCGCGCTGTCGCCGCGAGCTGCTCGGTGCCGATCGTCTGGTCGCCGGTGCGCATCGACGGACACCCGTACGTCGACGGCGGGGTGCGGTCGGCGACCAACGCGGACGTCGCCGCCGGGTACGAGCGGGTCCTCGTGATCGCGTGCAGCCCGGAGGGCCCGTCGCCGCTCGGGCCGTGGCTGGACCGGTCCGTCGCCGCGCTCCGTGACGCTGGGTCGCAGGTGGAGGCCGTGGTCGCGGACGAGGCGTCGATCCGGGCCTTCGGGACGAACTCGCTGGCGCTGTCGACGCAGCGGCCCTCGGCTGAGGCCGGGCGGGCGCAGGCGGAGCAGGTCGCGGAGCGGGTCGCCGCGTTCTGGGCGTGA
- a CDS encoding NADPH:quinone reductase has product MRSIVYSQPGTSAVLSLADRPVPEPGDGEVRVRVVVSGVNPTDWKARQGGTYGDGLPFPEITPNQDGAGIVDAVGPGVEGLSVGDHVWLFMAAASRPTGTAQEYTVVPATRVAPLPEGVSFDVGASLGVPAMTAHRALTVHEDGPARLSPGALTGRVVLVAGGAGAVGHAAIQLARWAGATVIATISSDDKAALATAAGAHHTVNYREDDAADQIRAIAPDGVHIVVEVSIPANADLDAAVLANHGVVSMYADNGGDAASIPVRPNMSINARYQFLLLYTIGDAALAAAAEDVTAALRDGVLPVGEEAGLPLLRFPLEETAAAHDAVQGDAVGKVLIDVAAE; this is encoded by the coding sequence ATGCGATCCATCGTCTACTCCCAGCCCGGAACGTCCGCCGTCCTCTCCCTCGCCGACCGTCCGGTCCCCGAGCCCGGCGACGGTGAGGTCCGCGTCCGCGTGGTCGTCTCCGGCGTGAACCCCACCGACTGGAAGGCCCGGCAGGGCGGGACCTACGGCGACGGCCTGCCGTTCCCCGAGATCACCCCGAACCAGGACGGCGCCGGCATCGTCGACGCGGTCGGCCCCGGGGTCGAGGGGCTGTCGGTCGGCGACCACGTCTGGCTGTTCATGGCCGCGGCCTCCCGCCCGACCGGCACCGCGCAGGAGTACACCGTCGTCCCCGCCACCCGCGTCGCACCGCTGCCCGAGGGCGTCTCGTTCGACGTCGGCGCCTCGCTCGGCGTCCCCGCGATGACCGCCCACCGCGCCCTGACCGTGCACGAGGACGGTCCCGCCCGTCTCTCCCCCGGCGCGCTGACCGGTCGCGTCGTCCTCGTCGCGGGAGGCGCGGGTGCCGTCGGCCACGCCGCCATCCAGTTGGCACGGTGGGCCGGCGCGACCGTCATCGCGACGATCAGCTCCGACGACAAGGCAGCCCTCGCCACCGCGGCCGGTGCCCACCACACCGTCAACTACCGGGAGGACGACGCCGCCGACCAGATCCGCGCGATCGCCCCGGACGGCGTGCACATCGTCGTCGAGGTGTCGATCCCCGCGAACGCCGACCTGGACGCGGCCGTGCTGGCGAACCACGGTGTCGTCTCGATGTACGCCGACAACGGTGGCGACGCGGCGTCGATCCCGGTCCGGCCGAACATGAGCATCAACGCCCGGTACCAGTTCCTGCTGCTCTACACGATCGGCGACGCTGCCCTGGCCGCCGCTGCCGAGGACGTCACCGCCGCACTGCGCGACGGTGTCCTGCCGGTCGGCGAGGAGGCGGGCCTGCCGCTGCTGCGCTTCCCGCTCGAGGAGACCGCGGCCGCCCACGACGCCGTGCAGGGCGACGCGGTCGGCAAGGTGCTCATCGACGTCGCGGCCGAGTAG